A single Thermosynechococcus vestitus BP-1 DNA region contains:
- a CDS encoding DUF7682 family zinc-binding protein has protein sequence MPRRRKQFPCGHQGYGQVCHRCAQLAEAKALEAAQREQARLARQEWQASFASDVVELRGLPKGIVLKARQVIAQLLAGADYRQFKGKRLNHDRRVISIPLSYDYRLICYDTGDRIEPRSVLSHEEYNVKKPLA, from the coding sequence ATGCCACGTCGTCGGAAACAATTTCCCTGCGGCCATCAGGGGTATGGTCAAGTGTGTCATCGCTGCGCCCAGTTAGCGGAAGCCAAAGCTCTAGAGGCAGCCCAACGGGAACAGGCTCGCCTAGCGCGGCAGGAATGGCAGGCCTCCTTTGCGAGCGATGTGGTGGAGCTAAGGGGATTGCCCAAGGGGATTGTCCTTAAAGCGCGCCAAGTGATTGCACAACTCCTTGCAGGAGCTGACTACCGTCAATTTAAGGGGAAGCGTCTCAATCACGATCGGCGGGTGATTAGCATTCCCCTGAGTTATGACTATCGCCTTATTTGCTATGACACCGGCGATCGCATCGAACCCCGCAGTGTCCTCTCCCATGAAGAGTACAATGTCAAAAAACCCTTGGCCTGA
- the tkt gene encoding transketolase — translation MPAVTQSLDELCINAIRFLAIDAVQKANSGHPGLPMGAAPMAYVLWNQFMRFNPKNPQWFNRDRFVLSAGHGCMLQYALLYLTGYDSVTIEDIKQFRQWGSHTPGHPENFETPGVEVTTGPLGQGICNAVGLAVAEAHLAARFNKPDIKLVDHYTYVILGDGCNMEGVSGEACSLAGHWGLGKLIALYDDNHISIDGSTDIAFTEDVCKRFEAYGWHVQHVADGNTDLAGIAKAIEAAKAVTDKPSLIKVTTTIGYGSPNKANTAGVHGAPLGPEEVKLTRENLGWNYEPFVVPEEVLNHFRKAIERGASYEAQWNQTLATYRQKYPEEAAEFERLLRGELPANWDANLPSYTPEDKAVATRKHSEICLNAIAPNLPELIGGSADLTHSNLTELKCSGDFQKGQYQNRNIRFGVREHGMAAICNGIALHNSGLIPYCATFLVFADYLRPALRLSALSQAGVIYVMTHDSIALGEDGPTHQPVETLASLRAIPNLLVIRPADGNETSGAYQVAVQRRKQPTLLALTRQNVPNLAGSSAANVAKGAYTLVDCEGTPDLILIGTGSEVALCVKAAETLTANGKKVRVVSMPSWELFEEQSPEYKASVLPAGVKRLAVEAAASFGWCRYADATVAIERFGASAPGNVLMEKFGFTVDNVVAKANALLG, via the coding sequence ATGCCTGCGGTTACTCAATCCCTTGATGAACTCTGTATTAATGCGATCCGTTTCCTAGCGATCGATGCGGTACAAAAGGCCAACTCTGGGCACCCCGGTCTGCCTATGGGGGCGGCTCCCATGGCCTACGTGCTCTGGAACCAGTTCATGCGGTTTAACCCCAAAAATCCGCAGTGGTTCAATCGCGATCGCTTTGTCCTGTCGGCGGGTCATGGCTGTATGTTGCAGTATGCCCTGCTCTACCTCACAGGCTATGACAGCGTTACCATTGAGGATATTAAACAGTTCCGCCAGTGGGGGTCGCACACCCCTGGTCACCCCGAAAACTTTGAAACCCCCGGTGTAGAGGTGACCACCGGTCCCCTCGGTCAAGGGATTTGTAACGCCGTTGGCTTAGCGGTGGCTGAAGCCCATCTGGCCGCCCGCTTCAACAAGCCCGATATCAAACTGGTAGATCACTACACCTATGTCATCCTTGGGGATGGCTGCAATATGGAGGGTGTCTCCGGAGAAGCCTGCTCCCTTGCTGGTCACTGGGGGTTGGGTAAACTCATTGCCCTCTACGACGATAACCACATTTCCATTGACGGCTCCACCGACATCGCCTTTACAGAGGATGTCTGCAAGCGTTTTGAAGCCTACGGTTGGCACGTGCAGCACGTTGCCGATGGCAATACGGATCTTGCAGGCATTGCCAAGGCCATTGAAGCTGCTAAAGCCGTAACCGATAAGCCGTCACTCATTAAAGTCACCACGACCATTGGCTACGGTTCCCCCAACAAAGCCAACACTGCCGGTGTGCACGGTGCCCCTCTTGGCCCTGAGGAGGTCAAGCTGACCCGTGAAAACCTTGGCTGGAACTATGAGCCCTTTGTCGTCCCCGAGGAGGTTCTCAACCACTTCCGCAAAGCCATTGAGCGCGGTGCCAGCTATGAGGCGCAGTGGAACCAAACCCTTGCCACCTACCGCCAGAAGTATCCTGAGGAGGCCGCCGAATTTGAACGGCTGCTGCGGGGTGAATTGCCCGCCAACTGGGATGCCAATCTTCCCAGTTACACCCCTGAGGATAAGGCCGTGGCTACCCGCAAACATTCGGAAATTTGCCTGAACGCGATCGCCCCTAACCTGCCAGAACTCATTGGCGGTTCTGCGGACCTGACCCACTCCAACCTCACCGAGCTGAAGTGTTCCGGTGACTTCCAAAAAGGTCAGTACCAAAACCGCAACATTCGCTTTGGCGTGCGCGAACACGGCATGGCTGCGATCTGCAATGGCATTGCACTCCACAATTCCGGCTTGATTCCCTACTGCGCCACCTTCTTGGTCTTTGCTGATTACCTGCGGCCTGCCCTGCGCCTCTCAGCCCTCTCCCAAGCGGGTGTCATCTATGTGATGACTCACGACTCCATTGCCCTTGGGGAAGATGGCCCCACTCACCAGCCGGTGGAAACCTTGGCTTCGTTGCGTGCCATTCCCAACCTACTAGTGATCCGGCCGGCCGATGGCAATGAAACCTCGGGGGCCTATCAAGTTGCTGTCCAACGGCGCAAACAACCCACCCTACTGGCCCTGACCCGCCAAAATGTGCCCAACTTGGCCGGTAGCTCTGCGGCAAATGTCGCCAAAGGTGCCTATACCCTTGTGGATTGTGAAGGTACCCCCGACTTGATCCTGATTGGGACAGGTTCAGAAGTCGCCCTCTGTGTCAAGGCCGCTGAAACCCTGACCGCCAATGGCAAGAAGGTGCGGGTGGTATCCATGCCCTCTTGGGAACTCTTTGAGGAGCAATCCCCTGAGTACAAAGCCAGTGTGCTGCCGGCGGGGGTAAAACGCCTTGCGGTGGAGGCGGCTGCTAGTTTTGGTTGGTGCCGCTATGCCGATGCAACGGTCGCGATCGAACGCTTTGGGGCCTCCGCTCCCGGCAACGTCCTTATGGAGAAGTTTGGCTTCACTGTGGACAATGTGGTGGCCAAGGCCAATGCCCTGCTTGGCTAA
- the fabF gene encoding beta-ketoacyl-ACP synthase II codes for MAKAHQKRVVVTGMGAITPLGNTLAEYWEGLMAGRNGIDYITAFDASRHDCRIAAEVRGFDPTLYMDRKDAKRMDRFAQFAVAASKQALADAQLTIDEGNATDIGIIIGTGVGGLKVMEDQQEVYLTRGPDRCSPFMIPMMIANMAAGLTAIHTGAKGPNSCSVTACAAGSNAIGDAFRMVQHGYAKAMICGGTEAAITPLSVAGFAAARALSTRNDDPHHASRPFDLNRDGFVLGEGAGILILEELEFALARGARIYAEMVGYGLTCDAYHMTAPSPGGEGAARAIEACLKDAQIAPDQVSYINAHGTSTPANDSTETAAIKRALGEENARRVPVSSTKSMTGHLLGGSGGIEAIATVMAIAHDRIPPTINLEQPDPACDLDYVPHQSRACPVTVALSNSFGFGGHNVTLAFRKFTPDL; via the coding sequence ATGGCAAAGGCGCATCAAAAACGGGTCGTTGTCACCGGGATGGGGGCGATTACCCCCCTCGGCAACACCCTTGCGGAGTATTGGGAAGGATTAATGGCCGGTCGCAACGGCATTGATTACATCACGGCTTTTGATGCCAGTCGTCATGACTGCCGCATTGCGGCTGAGGTGCGTGGCTTTGATCCCACCCTCTACATGGATCGCAAAGATGCCAAGCGCATGGATCGCTTTGCTCAATTTGCCGTGGCCGCCAGTAAGCAAGCCCTTGCGGATGCCCAATTGACCATTGACGAGGGCAATGCCACTGACATTGGCATCATTATTGGGACTGGTGTGGGGGGTCTAAAGGTGATGGAGGATCAGCAGGAGGTCTATCTCACTAGGGGGCCCGATCGCTGTAGTCCTTTTATGATCCCAATGATGATTGCCAATATGGCCGCAGGACTCACCGCCATTCACACCGGTGCCAAGGGCCCCAATTCCTGTTCGGTAACCGCCTGTGCAGCAGGTTCCAATGCCATTGGCGATGCCTTCCGCATGGTGCAACACGGTTACGCCAAGGCGATGATCTGTGGTGGGACAGAGGCGGCGATTACTCCCCTATCGGTGGCTGGTTTTGCGGCAGCTCGTGCCCTTTCCACCCGCAATGATGACCCCCACCATGCCAGCCGTCCCTTTGACCTCAACCGCGATGGCTTTGTCCTTGGGGAAGGGGCAGGCATCTTGATCCTGGAAGAATTGGAGTTTGCCCTTGCCCGGGGAGCACGCATCTATGCGGAAATGGTGGGCTACGGCTTGACCTGTGATGCCTACCACATGACTGCTCCCTCACCGGGGGGAGAAGGGGCGGCCCGTGCCATTGAAGCCTGCCTCAAGGATGCGCAGATTGCTCCGGATCAGGTGAGCTATATCAACGCCCACGGTACCAGTACCCCCGCCAACGACAGTACGGAAACTGCCGCCATTAAACGTGCCCTTGGCGAAGAAAATGCGCGTCGCGTTCCCGTGAGTTCGACAAAATCCATGACAGGACACCTGCTGGGGGGATCAGGGGGGATCGAGGCGATCGCGACGGTAATGGCCATAGCCCACGATCGCATCCCCCCTACAATTAACTTGGAGCAACCGGATCCCGCCTGCGATCTGGACTATGTTCCCCATCAGAGCCGGGCCTGTCCGGTGACGGTGGCTTTGTCCAACTCCTTTGGCTTTGGTGGGCACAACGTCACGTTGGCCTTCCGCAAGTTTACTCCCGACCTTTAA
- the acpP gene encoding acyl carrier protein — protein MNQSEILEKVKAIVADQLSVDPEKVVPEASFAEDLNADSLDSVELIMALEEEFGVEIPDEEAEKLKTVQDVLDFINNKVAA, from the coding sequence ATGAATCAATCTGAAATTCTCGAAAAAGTAAAAGCCATTGTTGCCGATCAACTCAGTGTTGATCCAGAAAAAGTTGTACCCGAAGCCAGTTTTGCCGAAGACCTCAACGCTGACTCCCTTGACTCCGTGGAGTTGATCATGGCCCTTGAGGAAGAGTTTGGCGTGGAAATTCCCGATGAAGAGGCAGAAAAACTCAAAACCGTCCAAGATGTCCTTGACTTTATCAACAATAAGGTAGCTGCATAG
- a CDS encoding ribonuclease R family protein, which yields MHFTIASLLANFSEDKFVAPKVLEKKLGCDDPESQRELEIALDALERIGLLIKERGKYRRASDEGLIEARLRCSSKGFCFAIQDAEGAEDIFVREHQLSTAWNGDRVLVRVTREGRRKKSPEGEVKLILERGNPSVIARVKQTEDGFRATPLDDRLLFEIALEPNDLVPDLSTVVDQLVHVHIRRYPLGGYLPTGEIGQILGSDAQSAPILDLICCKHNLVRQFNPALRTAAATLNAQLETLDFSDRQDLRELVTITLVAPGQEPQVAFSLDGLGPDLWQLGIHISDVGGLLPRDELLDRTARRQGMSLATPELSLPLLPQELETLRLLPGGDRAAISLLIVLNTAGEVQSYRIYRSCIRVDACVTSEQVAATLALGDSSGDWLRALIHLANAVSQRRQARGSIEVTPAEALRLAYADEGLAPAIFLPKVTPWTSLVILANELLGRHLAKLGVPALYRTQPVPELYGVQDFLKLCQNLNLPLSLDHPSQVTPRDYQRFMAQLATSDLAALLQELLLDKLKPASDSPVVLTHFGLATAEGYGHFCSPLQRYTDIVNQRILHLLLTEGRDRRGPRAKERVNLGDSSCLEQVNWTVFTTDIQREVDTLVKELAPHLQERERQTYTAWKDLVGLQRVRQVQACIGEVRPGIITGVQSYGFFVELLDFNVEGLVHVSSLKDDWYEYRAHAQTLTGRRNRLRYRLGDRVEVLIKNVDSYRQQVDLGVMSGGSQATEEDLNGSSDSGEPLTPPEDDTAETL from the coding sequence ATGCATTTTACGATTGCTAGTCTACTTGCCAACTTTAGCGAAGATAAATTTGTTGCCCCCAAAGTTCTCGAAAAAAAACTCGGCTGTGACGATCCTGAGAGCCAGCGAGAGCTGGAAATTGCCCTTGATGCCCTAGAACGCATTGGCCTGCTCATCAAAGAACGGGGCAAGTATCGCCGTGCCAGTGATGAGGGGTTGATTGAAGCGCGGTTGCGCTGCTCGAGCAAGGGCTTTTGCTTTGCCATCCAAGATGCCGAGGGTGCAGAAGATATCTTTGTACGTGAGCATCAACTCAGTACTGCCTGGAATGGCGATCGCGTGCTGGTGCGGGTCACCCGTGAAGGCCGCCGCAAGAAATCGCCAGAGGGGGAAGTGAAACTCATCCTTGAGCGGGGCAATCCCTCGGTGATTGCTCGAGTGAAACAGACAGAAGATGGGTTTCGGGCGACGCCCCTCGACGATCGCCTGCTCTTTGAAATTGCCCTTGAGCCCAATGACCTTGTGCCCGACCTATCGACGGTGGTGGATCAACTGGTGCATGTTCACATTCGCCGCTATCCTTTGGGGGGCTACCTGCCCACGGGGGAAATTGGCCAGATCCTAGGGAGTGATGCCCAATCGGCCCCAATCCTTGACTTGATTTGCTGCAAACACAACCTTGTTCGCCAATTTAATCCGGCCCTGCGCACCGCCGCTGCCACCTTGAATGCCCAGTTGGAAACCTTGGACTTCAGCGATCGCCAAGACTTGCGGGAACTGGTCACCATTACCTTAGTTGCCCCTGGCCAAGAGCCCCAAGTGGCCTTTTCCCTCGATGGGCTTGGGCCAGATCTCTGGCAGTTGGGGATTCACATTAGCGATGTGGGGGGATTACTTCCCCGGGATGAACTGCTGGATCGCACAGCTCGCCGTCAGGGCATGAGCCTCGCGACCCCCGAACTTAGTTTGCCCCTATTGCCGCAGGAATTAGAGACGCTGCGCTTGCTGCCGGGGGGCGATCGCGCTGCCATTTCGCTGCTGATTGTGCTCAACACTGCCGGCGAAGTTCAGTCCTACAGGATTTACCGCAGTTGTATCCGCGTCGATGCCTGTGTCACCAGTGAACAAGTGGCGGCTACCCTAGCCCTAGGGGACAGTTCTGGGGATTGGTTGCGGGCTTTAATTCACCTTGCCAATGCCGTGAGTCAGCGGCGCCAGGCACGGGGGAGTATTGAAGTTACCCCAGCGGAGGCCCTGAGGCTTGCCTATGCCGATGAGGGCCTCGCCCCCGCCATTTTCCTACCAAAGGTGACCCCTTGGACCAGCTTGGTTATTCTTGCCAATGAACTCCTGGGCCGTCATTTGGCGAAGTTGGGCGTACCGGCTCTCTATCGCACGCAGCCCGTACCCGAACTCTATGGGGTGCAGGATTTTCTCAAGCTGTGCCAAAATCTGAACTTGCCCTTGAGTCTCGATCATCCCTCCCAGGTGACGCCCCGCGACTATCAGCGGTTTATGGCGCAATTGGCCACCTCGGATCTGGCAGCCCTGTTGCAGGAACTCTTGCTCGATAAACTGAAGCCCGCCAGCGATTCCCCTGTGGTGCTGACCCACTTTGGTTTGGCCACTGCGGAGGGCTATGGTCATTTCTGCTCGCCGCTACAACGCTACACCGATATTGTCAATCAGCGGATTTTACACCTTCTCCTGACAGAAGGGCGCGATCGCCGCGGGCCACGGGCAAAAGAGCGCGTCAATCTTGGCGATTCCAGTTGCTTGGAGCAGGTGAATTGGACCGTTTTCACCACCGACATTCAGCGGGAGGTGGACACTCTCGTTAAGGAATTAGCCCCCCACCTCCAAGAGCGGGAGCGGCAAACCTACACTGCTTGGAAGGATCTAGTGGGGCTGCAACGGGTGCGCCAGGTCCAAGCCTGTATTGGCGAAGTGCGTCCCGGCATTATTACGGGCGTACAGTCCTATGGCTTCTTTGTCGAACTGCTGGATTTTAATGTGGAGGGTCTAGTCCACGTCAGTTCCCTCAAGGATGACTGGTATGAATACCGCGCCCATGCCCAAACGTTGACGGGTCGGCGTAATCGCTTGCGTTACCGCTTGGGCGATCGCGTTGAAGTGCTGATTAAAAATGTGGATTCCTATCGCCAGCAGGTGGACTTAGGGGTCATGAGTGGTGGCTCGCAAGCGACGGAAGAAGACCTCAACGGCAGCAGTGACAGCGGCGAACCCCTCACCCCTCCTGAGGATGACACTGCTGAGACGCTGTAA
- the fmt gene encoding methionyl-tRNA formyltransferase translates to MNIVYFGTPEFALAPLQRLLQTETYQVLGVVTQPDRRRGRGNQLSPSPVKAFALRHGLPIWQPPRLRQDPQLPEVLRSLAADVFVVVAYGQILPQSILDIPRYGCINIHGSLLPRYRGAAPIQWALYHGEEETGVTTMLMDAGLDTGPMLLKRKVRIHLEDNATTLSAKLSETGADLLLDTLQQLPQLQAEPQNDAEATYAPLIQKSDYAIDWGRSALALHNQVRAFYPYAYTQWQGTALKILQTWPLIPEVAAKLPEPLQSYVREPEAAAPPGTVLALIKGWGPVVQTGKGPLLLSQVQLSGRKAQSGWDFVNGVRLAIATQFAIVPSAL, encoded by the coding sequence TTGAACATTGTCTATTTTGGCACACCGGAGTTTGCCCTTGCGCCCCTCCAACGGCTGTTGCAAACAGAGACCTATCAGGTACTGGGGGTGGTCACCCAACCCGATCGGCGGCGGGGACGGGGCAACCAATTATCCCCTTCTCCCGTCAAGGCCTTCGCCCTTCGCCACGGGTTACCCATTTGGCAACCCCCACGTCTGCGTCAAGATCCACAGCTGCCTGAGGTCTTGCGATCGCTGGCCGCTGATGTCTTTGTCGTTGTTGCCTACGGTCAAATCCTGCCCCAGTCCATCCTTGACATCCCCCGTTACGGCTGCATCAATATCCATGGCTCACTGCTGCCGAGGTACCGCGGTGCAGCTCCAATTCAGTGGGCACTCTACCACGGCGAAGAGGAAACCGGGGTAACGACGATGCTCATGGATGCCGGTCTGGACACAGGCCCAATGCTCCTGAAGCGAAAGGTCAGGATTCATTTAGAGGATAACGCCACTACCCTCAGCGCCAAGCTGAGCGAGACGGGTGCCGACCTGCTGCTAGACACCTTGCAGCAACTGCCACAGCTTCAAGCCGAACCCCAAAACGACGCTGAGGCCACCTACGCGCCGCTCATTCAAAAAAGCGACTATGCCATTGATTGGGGGCGATCGGCCCTTGCCCTCCACAACCAGGTGCGCGCCTTCTATCCCTATGCCTATACCCAGTGGCAAGGGACAGCCTTGAAAATTTTGCAAACGTGGCCATTGATTCCCGAAGTGGCGGCCAAGTTACCCGAACCCCTACAGTCATATGTCCGTGAGCCTGAAGCCGCCGCCCCCCCCGGTACGGTGCTCGCTCTCATTAAGGGCTGGGGGCCAGTGGTACAGACAGGCAAGGGTCCCCTACTCCTGAGTCAAGTGCAGTTGAGTGGTCGCAAAGCGCAATCGGGGTGGGATTTTGTCAATGGGGTTCGGCTGGCGATCGCCACTCAATTCGCTATTGTGCCCTCAGCTCTGTAA
- a CDS encoding ribbon-helix-helix domain-containing protein, protein MEDKQKVTLYLSPDVHRQLKIAAVVEQETMSTLAERAIEFLLAHPEVLAEYAEQKHGNVHRVYHCPECASALVLRGDELTALVNQPTVIDDNSLSVPSLSVELVSAR, encoded by the coding sequence ATGGAAGATAAGCAAAAGGTTACGTTGTATCTCTCCCCCGATGTGCACCGCCAGCTAAAGATTGCCGCTGTGGTCGAGCAGGAAACAATGTCCACCCTTGCTGAGCGTGCTATTGAATTTCTGCTGGCTCACCCAGAAGTACTGGCGGAATATGCCGAGCAAAAGCACGGCAATGTCCATCGGGTTTATCACTGCCCAGAGTGCGCCAGTGCCCTTGTCCTGCGGGGGGATGAGCTAACGGCCTTGGTCAATCAGCCCACTGTGATTGATGACAACAGCCTCAGTGTTCCTTCCCTCTCCGTCGAGTTGGTGTCTGCCCGCTAG
- a CDS encoding AAA family ATPase: MQEELSVLIQAQYPLIYLLTSEEERAEQAIATIAQSQVGPQGRSPRKLYIWTVTHGMVEYGHPRNNSHHNTVSPEAAIQWVVHQREPGIYVFKDLHPFIDSPPVTRSLRDAIASFKSSHKTIILMSPEAAQRIPVELEKEIVVVDYPLPSINELDEVLGQQLDPRDRRVLTPEAREKLVKATLGLTRDEAEKVFRKAKVTAGRLTEAEVDIILSEKKQLIRRNGILEYMEVDETIDSVGGLEELKVWLRQRANAFSEKAREYGLPQPKGMLILGVPGCGKSLIAKTTSRLWGLPLLRLDMGRVYDGSMVGRSEANLRNALKTAESISPAILFIDEMDKAFAGGAGSSDSDGGTSSRIFASFLTWMQEKKSPVFVLATANRVERLPGEFLRKGRFDEIFFVDLPNAEERKEIFRIHLTKRRREIDRFDLEQLANICDGFSGAEIEQAIIAAMYEAFAQGREFTQLDIIAASRATQPLSKTMQEQVTALRDWARQRARPAAASVAEYQRLEF, encoded by the coding sequence GTGCAAGAAGAATTGAGTGTCCTAATCCAAGCGCAATATCCCTTAATCTACCTCCTGACCTCTGAAGAAGAGCGGGCTGAGCAGGCGATCGCCACCATTGCCCAAAGTCAAGTTGGACCCCAGGGGCGCTCTCCCCGCAAACTCTACATCTGGACAGTCACCCATGGCATGGTGGAGTATGGCCATCCCCGCAATAATAGTCACCACAACACTGTCTCACCGGAAGCTGCCATTCAATGGGTCGTTCACCAACGGGAACCGGGCATCTACGTCTTCAAGGATTTGCACCCCTTCATTGATTCGCCCCCGGTGACGCGTTCTTTACGGGACGCGATCGCCAGCTTCAAGAGCAGCCACAAAACCATTATCCTCATGTCCCCTGAAGCGGCGCAGCGAATTCCCGTTGAACTGGAAAAAGAAATCGTTGTTGTTGACTACCCCCTGCCCAGTATTAACGAACTGGATGAGGTTCTCGGGCAGCAGTTAGATCCCCGCGATCGCCGAGTCCTCACCCCCGAAGCACGGGAAAAGCTTGTCAAAGCCACCCTTGGCCTGACGCGGGATGAAGCCGAAAAAGTCTTTCGCAAGGCCAAAGTCACCGCTGGGCGGCTCACCGAAGCCGAAGTGGACATCATCCTCTCCGAGAAAAAGCAACTCATCCGCCGCAACGGCATCCTCGAATACATGGAAGTGGATGAAACCATTGATTCTGTGGGTGGTCTAGAGGAGCTCAAGGTATGGTTGCGCCAACGGGCCAACGCCTTCAGTGAAAAGGCTCGTGAATACGGCTTACCACAACCGAAGGGGATGTTAATTCTGGGTGTCCCCGGCTGTGGGAAGTCCCTCATTGCCAAAACCACCTCCCGCCTTTGGGGCTTGCCGCTGCTGCGCCTTGATATGGGTCGGGTCTACGACGGTTCAATGGTGGGGCGATCGGAAGCAAATTTGCGCAATGCGCTGAAAACCGCTGAATCTATTTCCCCGGCCATTCTCTTTATTGACGAGATGGACAAGGCCTTCGCTGGCGGGGCAGGCTCCTCAGACTCCGATGGCGGTACCTCCAGCCGCATCTTTGCCTCGTTCCTCACTTGGATGCAGGAGAAAAAGTCTCCCGTCTTTGTCTTGGCAACAGCCAACCGCGTTGAACGGCTCCCCGGTGAATTCTTGCGCAAAGGCCGCTTTGATGAAATTTTCTTTGTTGATTTGCCCAATGCCGAGGAGCGCAAGGAAATCTTTCGCATTCACCTCACTAAGCGCCGTCGTGAGATTGATCGCTTTGACCTAGAGCAACTAGCCAACATTTGCGATGGTTTTTCTGGCGCCGAAATTGAGCAGGCCATCATTGCTGCGATGTACGAAGCCTTTGCTCAAGGGCGGGAGTTTACCCAGTTAGACATTATTGCCGCTAGCCGTGCCACTCAACCCCTTTCCAAGACGATGCAAGAGCAGGTCACGGCACTTCGGGATTGGGCACGCCAACGGGCGCGTCCGGCGGCGGCTTCAGTGGCTGAGTACCAGCGACTGGAGTTCTGA
- a CDS encoding DUF1257 domain-containing protein, with protein MSHFSTLRTKVTDAEILKASLRDLGITVKTNADVRGYNGQRVRADIVAVLDGEYDLGWSRNADGTFDLIADLWGVAKKHNQTELINSINQKYAINKTLAEVKRPGLQNANVKLVVHS; from the coding sequence ATGTCTCACTTCAGCACCCTGCGTACGAAAGTGACCGATGCTGAAATCTTGAAAGCATCCCTGCGGGATCTGGGCATTACGGTGAAAACCAATGCCGATGTGCGTGGCTACAACGGCCAACGCGTTCGCGCTGACATCGTCGCTGTCCTCGATGGCGAGTATGATCTGGGCTGGTCTCGCAATGCTGATGGCACCTTTGATCTAATTGCTGACCTCTGGGGTGTGGCCAAAAAACACAACCAAACCGAGCTGATCAACTCGATCAACCAAAAATATGCCATCAACAAAACCTTGGCTGAGGTGAAGCGTCCTGGCCTTCAGAACGCCAACGTCAAGCTTGTGGTGCATAGCTAA
- a CDS encoding DNA-methyltransferase → MASGDICEVVRQVPDEAMTLIFTSPPYNLGKAYETPVAIEDYLQSQSAVIAELYRVLRPEGSLCWQVGNFVQRGEVYPLDILFYPLFKRLGLKLRNRIIWKFGHGLHATKRFSGRYETILWFTKSDEYIFNLDAVRIPAKYPGKRHFKGPNKGKPSGNPLGKNPSDVWEVVVQDWQELVWDIPNVKSNHPEKTLHPCQFPIELVERCVLALSHEGDWVFDPYMGVGSSLLAALMHNRRAMGCEKEPAYVNIARQRIQAYENGTLPYRPLGRPVYSPTGQEKIVQIPEEWQQ, encoded by the coding sequence ATGGCCAGCGGGGATATTTGTGAGGTGGTTCGTCAGGTGCCGGATGAGGCGATGACGCTCATCTTTACGTCGCCACCCTACAACCTCGGCAAGGCCTACGAAACGCCGGTGGCGATCGAGGACTATCTCCAAAGCCAAAGCGCAGTGATTGCTGAGCTGTATCGAGTGCTGCGACCAGAGGGAAGTCTGTGCTGGCAAGTGGGGAATTTTGTTCAAAGGGGAGAGGTTTATCCCTTGGATATTTTGTTTTATCCCCTCTTCAAGCGATTGGGTTTGAAGCTGCGCAATCGCATCATTTGGAAATTTGGCCATGGTCTCCATGCCACAAAGCGCTTTTCTGGCCGCTATGAAACGATCCTCTGGTTCACCAAGTCAGATGAGTACATCTTTAATTTGGATGCGGTGCGCATTCCAGCCAAATATCCGGGGAAACGTCACTTCAAAGGCCCGAATAAGGGCAAACCCTCGGGTAATCCCTTGGGCAAAAATCCATCGGATGTCTGGGAAGTGGTTGTTCAGGATTGGCAAGAACTGGTGTGGGATATTCCCAATGTCAAGTCCAATCATCCCGAAAAAACGCTGCATCCCTGCCAATTTCCCATTGAGTTGGTGGAGCGGTGCGTTCTTGCCCTCAGCCATGAGGGGGATTGGGTGTTTGACCCCTATATGGGGGTGGGATCATCGCTCTTGGCTGCCCTAATGCACAATCGGCGAGCGATGGGCTGTGAGAAGGAACCCGCTTATGTCAACATTGCTCGCCAACGGATTCAGGCCTATGAAAATGGCACCCTGCCTTACCGTCCCCTTGGCAGACCGGTGTACAGCCCCACCGGACAGGAGAAAATAGTGCAAATTCCTGAAGAGTGGCAACAGTGA